In Kryptolebias marmoratus isolate JLee-2015 linkage group LG11, ASM164957v2, whole genome shotgun sequence, the following proteins share a genomic window:
- the lmo2 gene encoding rhombotin-2, whose product MTSTIERKTLEANEEPVDEVLQMPPSLLTCGGCQQSIGDRFFLKAIEQYWHEDCLSCDLCGCRLGEVGRRLYYKLGRKLCRRDYLRLFGQDGLCASCEKRIRAFEMTMRVRDKVYHLECFKCAACQKHFCVGDRYLLINSDIVCEQDIFEWTKLNSSSMV is encoded by the exons ATGACATCTACTATAGAGAGAAAAACACTGGAAGCCAACGa GGAGCCGGTGGACGAGGTCCTCCAGATGCCGCCGTCCCTGCTGACCTGCGGTGGCTGTCAGCAGAGCATCGGCGACAGGTTCTTCCTGAAGGCCATCGAGCAGTACTGGCACGAGGACTGCCTGAGCTGTGACCTCTGTGGCTGCCGGCTGGGCGAGGTGGGCCGTCGCCTCTACTACAAGCTGGGAAGAAAACTCTGCCGGCGGGATTATCTGAG GCTCTTCGGTCAGGATGGCCTCTGCGCTTCCTGTGAGAAGAGGATCAGGGCGTTTGAGATGACCATGCGTGTGCGGGACAAGGTTTACCATCTCGAGTGCTTCAAATGCGCCGCCTGCCAGAAGCACTTCTGCGTGGGGGATCGCTACCTTCTCATCAACTCGGACATTGTGTGTGAGCAGGACATCTTCGAGTGGACCAAGctcaacagcagcagcatggtTTAG
- the caprin1b gene encoding caprin-1b isoform X3, producing MPSAMNANRTVQSASPDMGSAPGLAGNFALGGQSDVMKQVLCVIDKKVRNMEKKKSKLDDYKVRKNKGEGLNQDQLEALSKYQEVMNNLEFARELQKTFISLGQDIQKVVKKSARREQLQREEAEQKKLKTVLELQFILDRLGEDTVRQDLKQGVGGSPLLTDVDLAAFDEFYKLVGPDRDQNVRLTDQYEEASVHLWELLEGKDKAVVGTTYKALKETLDQVLLSGYFDRIPSHQNGVCEEEEEEESVAAAAVAAVAETSEAEEQTAEPETEVIEEFAESITVETTEFVNRQFIPDSSYSGSEKEQGDEWTRETEAVSTLQQQQPVQPAATPVALETHPVNLTSPVPTADPMVRKQVVQDLMAQMKGPYNFMQDSMLEFDGTPIDPAIVSAQPMKPAQTMDMPQMVCPPGHPDPRPIQPNSVPVQPEPTQVPIISPTPPPMYQTSHTPDPRPPTESIDPIQVFNLNAPVPPANETEALNQASQYQNSYNQAFSSQSPHSVEQTEMQSEQLQSVVSAFHSQEQSGGHQQPAQQGPGFGRQSFYNSRGVSRGGPRNARGMINGYRGSSNGFRGGYDGYRPAFASTPNSGYGQPQFSTPRDYSNGNYQRDGYQQNYKRGASQGPRGVSRGSTQAMRS from the exons ATGCCCTCAGCAATGAATGCAAATAGAACGGTGCAGTCTGCCAGCCCAGACATGGGATCCGCTCCGGGGTTAGCAGGCAATTTTGCACTTGGAGGACAGTCAGACGTCATGAAGCAAGTGCTGTGTGTCATCGACAAGAAGGTCCgcaacatggaaaaaaaaaag agCAAACTGGATGATTATAAAGTCAGGAAGAATAAAGGAGAGGGTCTCAACCAGGACCAGCTG gagGCCCTCTCTAAGTACCAGGAAGTCATGAACAACTTGGAATTTGCCCGAGAGTTGCAGAagacatttatttctttgggaCAAGAT ATCCAGAAAGTGGTGAAGAAGTCCGCACGGCGGGAGCAGCTGCAGCGAGAGGAGGCtgagcagaagaagctgaagaccGTTCTGGAGTTGCAGTTTATCCTGGATCGGCTGGGTGAGGACACCGTACGGCAGGACCTGAAGCAGGGGGTCGGCGGCTCGCCGCTGCTGACAGACGTGGACCTCGCAGCTTTCGACGAGTTCTACAAGCTGGTGGGACCAGACCGCGATCAGAACGTGAG GTTGACTGATCAGTATGAAGAGGCGTCTGTGCACCTTTGGGAGCTGCTGGAAGGGAAGGACAAGGCGGTGGTTGGAACGACAT ACAAGGCACTGAAAGAGACTTTGGACCAGGTTCTGCTGAGCGGGTACTTTGACCGGATTCCATCTCACCAAAATGGAGtgtgtgaggaggaagaggaggaagagtcaGTTGCAGCAGCAGCGGTGGCAGCGGTAGCCGAGACGTCGGAGGCAGAGGAGCAGACAGCTGAGCCAG AAACCGAAGTAATTGAAGAATTTGCAGAGTCCATTACAGTTGAAACAACAGAA tttgTAAACAGACAGTTCATTCCAGACAGCTCTTACAGTGGCAGTGAAAAGGAGCAGGGGGACGAGTGGACCAGAGAAACTGAG GCTGTGAGTAccttgcagcagcagcaacctgTACAGCCTGCAGCGACCCCTGTTGCTCTGGAGACTCACCCCGTCAACCTAACGTCTCCTGTTCCGACTGCTGACCCCATGGTCCGAAAACAAGTAGTCCAGGACCTAATGGCACAGATGAAGGGACCATACAACTTCATGCAG GACTCCATGTTGGAGTTCGATGGAACGCCCATTGATCCGGCCATCGTATCAGCGCAGCCAATGAAACCTGCTCAGACCATGGACATGCCACAGATGGTTTGTCCACCAG GCCACCCTGATCCCCGGCCGATCCAACCCAACTCTGTTCCGGTTCAACCTGAGCCCACACAA GTCCCCATCATCTCCCCAACACCACCCCCGATGTATCAGACCTCACACACACCAGACCCTCGACCCCCAACAGAGTCCATCGACCCCATCCAG gtgTTCAACCTTAATGCTCCGGTCCCGCCAGCTAACGAGACGGAGGCCTTAAACCAGGCCAGCCAGTACCAGAACAGCTACAATCAGGCCTTCAGCAGCCAGTCACCGCATTCTGTAGAGCAGACGGAGATGCAGTCAGAACAGCTCCAGTCTG TAGTCAGTGCCTTCCATTCCCAAGAGCAGTCTGGAGGCCATCAGCAGCCAGCTCAGCAGGGCCCAGGATTTGGCAGGCAGTCCTTTTACAACAGCAGAGGCGTGTCCCGCGGTGGACCCCGCAACGCCAGGGGCATGATCAACGGGTACAGAGGCTCCTCCAACGGATTTAGAG gtGGCTACGATGGTTATCGCCCAGCTTTCGCCAGCACTCCCAACTCCGGATATGGACAGCCTCAGTTCAGCACGCCTCGGGACTACTCAAACGGCAATTATCAAAGG GATGGTTACCAACAGAACTATAAGCGTGGAGCCAGCCAGGGACCCAGGGGAGTATCGAGAGGCAGCACTCAAGCAATGCGCTCCTGA
- the caprin1b gene encoding caprin-1b isoform X2: MPSAMNANRTVQSASPDMGSAPGLAGNFALGGQSDVMKQVLCVIDKKVRNMEKKKSKLDDYKVRKNKGEGLNQDQLEALSKYQEVMNNLEFARELQKTFISLGQDIQKVVKKSARREQLQREEAEQKKLKTVLELQFILDRLGEDTVRQDLKQGVGGSPLLTDVDLAAFDEFYKLVGPDRDQNVRLTDQYEEASVHLWELLEGKDKAVVGTTYKALKETLDQVLLSGYFDRIPSHQNGVCEEEEEEESVAAAAVAAVAETSEAEEQTAEPETEVIEEFAESITVETTEFVNRQFIPDSSYSGSEKEQGDEWTRETEAVSTLQQQQPVQPAATPVALETHPVNLTSPVPTADPMVRKQVVQDLMAQMKGPYNFMQDSMLEFDGTPIDPAIVSAQPMKPAQTMDMPQMVCPPGHPDPRPIQPNSVPVQPEPTQVPIISPTPPPMYQTSHTPDPRPPTESIDPIQTSMSLSSDQPPPSTALPPASQTQVFQPVSKVPHSSGINVNAAPFQSMQTVFNLNAPVPPANETEALNQASQYQNSYNQAFSSQSPHSVEQTEMQSEQLQSVSAFHSQEQSGGHQQPAQQGPGFGRQSFYNSRGVSRGGPRNARGMINGYRGSSNGFRGGYDGYRPAFASTPNSGYGQPQFSTPRDYSNGNYQRDGYQQNYKRGASQGPRGVSRGSTQAMRS; this comes from the exons ATGCCCTCAGCAATGAATGCAAATAGAACGGTGCAGTCTGCCAGCCCAGACATGGGATCCGCTCCGGGGTTAGCAGGCAATTTTGCACTTGGAGGACAGTCAGACGTCATGAAGCAAGTGCTGTGTGTCATCGACAAGAAGGTCCgcaacatggaaaaaaaaaag agCAAACTGGATGATTATAAAGTCAGGAAGAATAAAGGAGAGGGTCTCAACCAGGACCAGCTG gagGCCCTCTCTAAGTACCAGGAAGTCATGAACAACTTGGAATTTGCCCGAGAGTTGCAGAagacatttatttctttgggaCAAGAT ATCCAGAAAGTGGTGAAGAAGTCCGCACGGCGGGAGCAGCTGCAGCGAGAGGAGGCtgagcagaagaagctgaagaccGTTCTGGAGTTGCAGTTTATCCTGGATCGGCTGGGTGAGGACACCGTACGGCAGGACCTGAAGCAGGGGGTCGGCGGCTCGCCGCTGCTGACAGACGTGGACCTCGCAGCTTTCGACGAGTTCTACAAGCTGGTGGGACCAGACCGCGATCAGAACGTGAG GTTGACTGATCAGTATGAAGAGGCGTCTGTGCACCTTTGGGAGCTGCTGGAAGGGAAGGACAAGGCGGTGGTTGGAACGACAT ACAAGGCACTGAAAGAGACTTTGGACCAGGTTCTGCTGAGCGGGTACTTTGACCGGATTCCATCTCACCAAAATGGAGtgtgtgaggaggaagaggaggaagagtcaGTTGCAGCAGCAGCGGTGGCAGCGGTAGCCGAGACGTCGGAGGCAGAGGAGCAGACAGCTGAGCCAG AAACCGAAGTAATTGAAGAATTTGCAGAGTCCATTACAGTTGAAACAACAGAA tttgTAAACAGACAGTTCATTCCAGACAGCTCTTACAGTGGCAGTGAAAAGGAGCAGGGGGACGAGTGGACCAGAGAAACTGAG GCTGTGAGTAccttgcagcagcagcaacctgTACAGCCTGCAGCGACCCCTGTTGCTCTGGAGACTCACCCCGTCAACCTAACGTCTCCTGTTCCGACTGCTGACCCCATGGTCCGAAAACAAGTAGTCCAGGACCTAATGGCACAGATGAAGGGACCATACAACTTCATGCAG GACTCCATGTTGGAGTTCGATGGAACGCCCATTGATCCGGCCATCGTATCAGCGCAGCCAATGAAACCTGCTCAGACCATGGACATGCCACAGATGGTTTGTCCACCAG GCCACCCTGATCCCCGGCCGATCCAACCCAACTCTGTTCCGGTTCAACCTGAGCCCACACAA GTCCCCATCATCTCCCCAACACCACCCCCGATGTATCAGACCTCACACACACCAGACCCTCGACCCCCAACAGAGTCCATCGACCCCATCCAG ACCTCCATGTCATTGTCGTCAGATCAGCCTCCCCCCTCCACAGCTCTCCCTCCCGCCTCTCAGACGCAGGTCTTCCAGCCTGTTTCCAAAGTTCCTCACAGCAGTGGCATCAATGTCAATGCAGCTCCATTCCAGTCAATGCAAACA gtgTTCAACCTTAATGCTCCGGTCCCGCCAGCTAACGAGACGGAGGCCTTAAACCAGGCCAGCCAGTACCAGAACAGCTACAATCAGGCCTTCAGCAGCCAGTCACCGCATTCTGTAGAGCAGACGGAGATGCAGTCAGAACAGCTCCAGTCTG TCAGTGCCTTCCATTCCCAAGAGCAGTCTGGAGGCCATCAGCAGCCAGCTCAGCAGGGCCCAGGATTTGGCAGGCAGTCCTTTTACAACAGCAGAGGCGTGTCCCGCGGTGGACCCCGCAACGCCAGGGGCATGATCAACGGGTACAGAGGCTCCTCCAACGGATTTAGAG gtGGCTACGATGGTTATCGCCCAGCTTTCGCCAGCACTCCCAACTCCGGATATGGACAGCCTCAGTTCAGCACGCCTCGGGACTACTCAAACGGCAATTATCAAAGG GATGGTTACCAACAGAACTATAAGCGTGGAGCCAGCCAGGGACCCAGGGGAGTATCGAGAGGCAGCACTCAAGCAATGCGCTCCTGA
- the caprin1b gene encoding caprin-1b isoform X1: MPSAMNANRTVQSASPDMGSAPGLAGNFALGGQSDVMKQVLCVIDKKVRNMEKKKSKLDDYKVRKNKGEGLNQDQLEALSKYQEVMNNLEFARELQKTFISLGQDIQKVVKKSARREQLQREEAEQKKLKTVLELQFILDRLGEDTVRQDLKQGVGGSPLLTDVDLAAFDEFYKLVGPDRDQNVRLTDQYEEASVHLWELLEGKDKAVVGTTYKALKETLDQVLLSGYFDRIPSHQNGVCEEEEEEESVAAAAVAAVAETSEAEEQTAEPETEVIEEFAESITVETTEFVNRQFIPDSSYSGSEKEQGDEWTRETEAVSTLQQQQPVQPAATPVALETHPVNLTSPVPTADPMVRKQVVQDLMAQMKGPYNFMQDSMLEFDGTPIDPAIVSAQPMKPAQTMDMPQMVCPPGHPDPRPIQPNSVPVQPEPTQVPIISPTPPPMYQTSHTPDPRPPTESIDPIQTSMSLSSDQPPPSTALPPASQTQVFQPVSKVPHSSGINVNAAPFQSMQTVFNLNAPVPPANETEALNQASQYQNSYNQAFSSQSPHSVEQTEMQSEQLQSVVSAFHSQEQSGGHQQPAQQGPGFGRQSFYNSRGVSRGGPRNARGMINGYRGSSNGFRGGYDGYRPAFASTPNSGYGQPQFSTPRDYSNGNYQRDGYQQNYKRGASQGPRGVSRGSTQAMRS, translated from the exons ATGCCCTCAGCAATGAATGCAAATAGAACGGTGCAGTCTGCCAGCCCAGACATGGGATCCGCTCCGGGGTTAGCAGGCAATTTTGCACTTGGAGGACAGTCAGACGTCATGAAGCAAGTGCTGTGTGTCATCGACAAGAAGGTCCgcaacatggaaaaaaaaaag agCAAACTGGATGATTATAAAGTCAGGAAGAATAAAGGAGAGGGTCTCAACCAGGACCAGCTG gagGCCCTCTCTAAGTACCAGGAAGTCATGAACAACTTGGAATTTGCCCGAGAGTTGCAGAagacatttatttctttgggaCAAGAT ATCCAGAAAGTGGTGAAGAAGTCCGCACGGCGGGAGCAGCTGCAGCGAGAGGAGGCtgagcagaagaagctgaagaccGTTCTGGAGTTGCAGTTTATCCTGGATCGGCTGGGTGAGGACACCGTACGGCAGGACCTGAAGCAGGGGGTCGGCGGCTCGCCGCTGCTGACAGACGTGGACCTCGCAGCTTTCGACGAGTTCTACAAGCTGGTGGGACCAGACCGCGATCAGAACGTGAG GTTGACTGATCAGTATGAAGAGGCGTCTGTGCACCTTTGGGAGCTGCTGGAAGGGAAGGACAAGGCGGTGGTTGGAACGACAT ACAAGGCACTGAAAGAGACTTTGGACCAGGTTCTGCTGAGCGGGTACTTTGACCGGATTCCATCTCACCAAAATGGAGtgtgtgaggaggaagaggaggaagagtcaGTTGCAGCAGCAGCGGTGGCAGCGGTAGCCGAGACGTCGGAGGCAGAGGAGCAGACAGCTGAGCCAG AAACCGAAGTAATTGAAGAATTTGCAGAGTCCATTACAGTTGAAACAACAGAA tttgTAAACAGACAGTTCATTCCAGACAGCTCTTACAGTGGCAGTGAAAAGGAGCAGGGGGACGAGTGGACCAGAGAAACTGAG GCTGTGAGTAccttgcagcagcagcaacctgTACAGCCTGCAGCGACCCCTGTTGCTCTGGAGACTCACCCCGTCAACCTAACGTCTCCTGTTCCGACTGCTGACCCCATGGTCCGAAAACAAGTAGTCCAGGACCTAATGGCACAGATGAAGGGACCATACAACTTCATGCAG GACTCCATGTTGGAGTTCGATGGAACGCCCATTGATCCGGCCATCGTATCAGCGCAGCCAATGAAACCTGCTCAGACCATGGACATGCCACAGATGGTTTGTCCACCAG GCCACCCTGATCCCCGGCCGATCCAACCCAACTCTGTTCCGGTTCAACCTGAGCCCACACAA GTCCCCATCATCTCCCCAACACCACCCCCGATGTATCAGACCTCACACACACCAGACCCTCGACCCCCAACAGAGTCCATCGACCCCATCCAG ACCTCCATGTCATTGTCGTCAGATCAGCCTCCCCCCTCCACAGCTCTCCCTCCCGCCTCTCAGACGCAGGTCTTCCAGCCTGTTTCCAAAGTTCCTCACAGCAGTGGCATCAATGTCAATGCAGCTCCATTCCAGTCAATGCAAACA gtgTTCAACCTTAATGCTCCGGTCCCGCCAGCTAACGAGACGGAGGCCTTAAACCAGGCCAGCCAGTACCAGAACAGCTACAATCAGGCCTTCAGCAGCCAGTCACCGCATTCTGTAGAGCAGACGGAGATGCAGTCAGAACAGCTCCAGTCTG TAGTCAGTGCCTTCCATTCCCAAGAGCAGTCTGGAGGCCATCAGCAGCCAGCTCAGCAGGGCCCAGGATTTGGCAGGCAGTCCTTTTACAACAGCAGAGGCGTGTCCCGCGGTGGACCCCGCAACGCCAGGGGCATGATCAACGGGTACAGAGGCTCCTCCAACGGATTTAGAG gtGGCTACGATGGTTATCGCCCAGCTTTCGCCAGCACTCCCAACTCCGGATATGGACAGCCTCAGTTCAGCACGCCTCGGGACTACTCAAACGGCAATTATCAAAGG GATGGTTACCAACAGAACTATAAGCGTGGAGCCAGCCAGGGACCCAGGGGAGTATCGAGAGGCAGCACTCAAGCAATGCGCTCCTGA